A single region of the Streptomyces sp. AM 4-1-1 genome encodes:
- a CDS encoding SGNH/GDSL hydrolase family protein, with translation MANDSRNRQRGVIGSYAAIGDSFTEGVGDPGPDGSFVGWADRFAVLLADQLPASGPPESSDGDGHGDFRYANLAVRGRLLDQIVEEQVPRAKELAPDLVSFCAGGNDIIRPGTDPDDVAERFERAVAELTRSVGTVLVTTGFDTRGVPVLRHLRGKVATYTAHVRSIADRYDCPVLDLWSLRSVQDRRAWDTDRLHLSPEGHTRVALRAAQVLGLDVPADPDQEWPPQAQRGTLEVRRDDIHWAREHLVPWIGRRLRGESSGDHVEAKRPDLLPL, from the coding sequence GTGGCAAACGATTCGAGAAACAGGCAGCGTGGCGTCATCGGGTCGTACGCGGCGATTGGCGACAGCTTCACCGAAGGCGTCGGAGATCCGGGCCCGGACGGCTCCTTCGTCGGCTGGGCGGACCGTTTCGCGGTCCTGCTGGCGGACCAACTCCCGGCCTCCGGCCCGCCGGAGAGTTCGGACGGCGACGGGCACGGCGATTTCCGGTACGCCAATCTCGCCGTACGCGGACGCCTCCTCGACCAGATAGTCGAGGAGCAGGTACCGCGCGCCAAGGAGCTCGCCCCCGACCTGGTGAGCTTCTGCGCGGGCGGCAACGACATCATCCGGCCCGGCACCGACCCCGACGACGTGGCCGAGCGGTTCGAACGCGCGGTCGCCGAGCTGACCCGGTCGGTCGGTACCGTCCTGGTCACCACCGGTTTCGACACCCGTGGCGTCCCCGTGCTGCGTCATCTGCGCGGCAAGGTCGCCACGTACACCGCCCATGTGCGGTCCATCGCCGACCGCTACGACTGCCCGGTGCTCGATCTGTGGTCGCTGCGGTCCGTGCAGGACCGGCGGGCCTGGGACACCGACCGGCTCCACCTGTCGCCGGAGGGGCACACCCGGGTCGCCCTTCGCGCCGCCCAGGTCCTCGGCCTCGATGTGCCGGCCGACCCCGACCAGGAGTGGCCGCCGCAGGCGCAGCGCGGCACGCTGGAGGTCCGCCGCGACGACATCCACTGGGCGCGCGAGCACCTGGTGCCCTGGATCGGGCGCCGACTGCGCGGCGAGTCCTCCGGTGACCACGTCGAGGCGAAGCGCCCGGACCTGCTGCCGCTGTGA
- a CDS encoding MbtH family NRPS accessory protein, with protein sequence MTTTPSQELCHVVRNDEDQYSIWESAAGDPPDGWTATGFSGPRADCLGHIEEVWTDLRPRSLRERA encoded by the coding sequence ATGACCACGACACCGTCCCAGGAGCTGTGCCACGTCGTACGCAACGACGAGGACCAGTACTCGATCTGGGAGTCCGCCGCCGGCGATCCTCCCGACGGCTGGACCGCCACCGGATTCTCCGGCCCCCGGGCCGACTGCCTCGGCCACATCGAAGAGGTCTGGACCGACCTGCGTCCCCGCAGTCTGCGCGAGCGGGCCTGA
- a CDS encoding DUF6745 domain-containing protein — protein MQYTTEWRAVAAATGAADRAAAEDGVRLAYRTAGLAEPERIIWADSPRSAVEAVEKLVDAGSPVRERVRTVPWAEERRRLHDELGPAGWSALWAATGAQLWETTAALAERIRAGVVEALTLRPEDAADVRLVLLDAVLGQHDAAWLAAFDGRGDRLTGLADVARNAGWWWPYERAVVISERPVILHRDEAGRLDRGDGPALVYRDGFVLHAWHGMPVASEFLAGLPSLTPERIRAEENAELRRVMLEHYGYDRYLAESGAEPVHRDETGVLWRIALDGDEDVVMVEVVNSTPEPDGTHRVYWLRVPPSTRTAKDGVAWTFGLDGQAYAPLRQT, from the coding sequence ATGCAGTACACCACCGAATGGCGTGCCGTGGCAGCGGCGACCGGCGCGGCGGACCGCGCCGCGGCGGAGGACGGGGTGCGGCTCGCCTACCGCACCGCGGGGCTCGCGGAACCGGAACGGATCATCTGGGCGGACTCGCCCAGGTCGGCCGTGGAGGCCGTGGAGAAGCTCGTCGACGCGGGAAGCCCGGTGCGCGAGCGGGTACGCACCGTGCCCTGGGCCGAGGAGCGCCGCCGGTTGCACGACGAGCTGGGGCCGGCGGGCTGGTCGGCCCTGTGGGCGGCGACCGGGGCCCAGCTCTGGGAGACCACGGCCGCGCTCGCCGAGCGGATACGGGCCGGAGTGGTCGAGGCGCTCACCCTGCGCCCGGAGGACGCGGCGGACGTCCGGCTGGTGCTGCTGGACGCGGTGCTCGGCCAGCACGACGCGGCCTGGCTCGCGGCGTTCGACGGCCGGGGCGATCGGCTGACCGGTCTCGCCGATGTCGCCAGGAACGCCGGCTGGTGGTGGCCGTACGAGCGTGCCGTGGTGATCAGCGAGCGGCCCGTCATCCTGCACCGCGACGAGGCGGGCCGGCTCGACCGTGGTGACGGCCCGGCGCTCGTGTATCGCGACGGTTTCGTCCTGCACGCCTGGCACGGTATGCCCGTGGCCTCCGAGTTCCTGGCCGGACTGCCGTCCCTGACTCCCGAGCGCATACGCGCCGAGGAGAACGCGGAACTGCGTCGCGTGATGTTGGAGCACTACGGCTACGACCGCTACCTCGCCGAGTCGGGCGCCGAGCCGGTGCACCGGGACGAGACGGGCGTTCTCTGGCGGATCGCGCTGGACGGCGACGAGGACGTGGTGATGGTCGAGGTAGTCAACTCCACCCCGGAACCGGACGGTACGCACCGCGTCTACTGGCTGAGGGTTCCGCCGTCGACCAGGACGGCGAAGGACGGTGTCGCCTGGACCTTCGGGCTCGACGGCCAGGCGTACGCCCCACTGCGTCAGACGTGA
- a CDS encoding STM4015 family protein yields MYGVAHLTEFSGLPVVDFPPPSGDVPVPAAGDVAWRIWVDPYGDEKDERTWDEEFRSFLGTVDPAEVRALIIGQWGEAYDRNSSYPISEIIAAADRLTSLEAIFVGDIEQEQSEISWIEQSDVTALLDTFPALVELGVRGGSGLVFPPVRHDRLRSLTIESGGLPAEAVRGVLASEFPALERLDLWLGVSAYGGGTGVGDLAPLLSGARFPTLRHLGLRNSELENEIAAAMASAPVVAQLRVLDLSHGTLGDEGAAALLEGQPLTHLELLDLHHHFLTEPMERRVTEALEPYGVRVDLTQREEPWGSGGPEGRYTTVAE; encoded by the coding sequence ATGTACGGTGTCGCCCATCTGACCGAGTTCTCCGGTCTTCCCGTCGTCGACTTCCCACCCCCGTCCGGCGATGTCCCGGTGCCCGCCGCGGGCGATGTCGCGTGGCGGATCTGGGTCGACCCGTACGGCGACGAGAAGGACGAACGGACCTGGGACGAGGAGTTCCGGTCGTTCCTCGGCACCGTGGACCCGGCGGAGGTACGCGCGCTGATCATCGGTCAGTGGGGCGAGGCGTACGACCGGAATTCGTCGTACCCGATCAGCGAGATCATCGCCGCGGCCGACCGGCTGACCTCCCTGGAGGCGATTTTCGTGGGGGACATCGAACAGGAGCAGAGCGAGATCTCCTGGATCGAGCAGTCCGACGTCACGGCCCTGCTCGACACGTTCCCCGCTCTCGTCGAACTGGGGGTGCGCGGCGGGTCGGGCCTGGTCTTCCCGCCCGTACGGCACGATCGGCTGCGGTCGCTCACCATCGAGTCGGGCGGGCTTCCGGCCGAAGCGGTACGGGGAGTGCTGGCGAGCGAGTTCCCGGCGCTGGAACGGCTCGATCTCTGGCTCGGTGTGTCGGCGTACGGCGGGGGCACCGGAGTCGGTGACCTGGCTCCTCTCCTGTCCGGCGCCCGTTTTCCCACTCTGCGCCATCTCGGGTTGCGCAACAGCGAGTTGGAGAACGAGATCGCCGCGGCCATGGCCTCGGCCCCGGTCGTCGCCCAGCTCCGTGTCCTCGACCTGTCGCACGGCACGCTGGGTGACGAGGGCGCCGCCGCGCTGTTGGAGGGCCAGCCGCTGACCCATCTCGAACTGCTCGACCTGCACCATCACTTCCTCACCGAACCGATGGAGCGCCGCGTCACCGAGGCCCTGGAGCCGTACGGCGTGCGGGTCGACCTGACGCAGCGTGAGGAGCCCTGGGGCAGCGGTGGGCCCGAGGGCCGGTACACGACCGTGGCGGAGTGA
- a CDS encoding PPOX class F420-dependent oxidoreductase, translated as MTEFDTHSGSGNGTPSGTRPGTGSAAGADDRRETLLRLLTEHDGGVLTTLKRDGRPQLSNVNHMYYPGEGVIRVSLTDSRAKTRNLRRDPRASYHVTSEDRWAWTVADCVAELSPVAADPHDAAVEALIRLYRDVRGEHPDWDDFRRAMVQDRRLVLSLRVEHVYGRPRG; from the coding sequence ATGACGGAATTCGACACGCACTCCGGGTCCGGCAACGGCACGCCTTCCGGCACGCGGCCCGGGACGGGCTCCGCGGCGGGGGCCGACGACCGACGGGAGACGCTGCTGCGGCTCCTGACCGAGCACGACGGAGGAGTTCTGACCACACTCAAACGGGACGGCCGGCCCCAGCTCTCCAACGTCAATCACATGTACTACCCGGGCGAAGGCGTCATCCGGGTGTCCCTCACGGACAGCCGCGCGAAGACCCGCAACCTGAGGCGGGACCCGAGGGCGAGCTATCACGTCACCAGCGAGGACCGCTGGGCCTGGACGGTCGCGGACTGCGTGGCCGAGCTGTCGCCGGTCGCCGCCGATCCGCACGACGCGGCGGTGGAGGCGTTGATCAGGCTCTACCGGGACGTCCGGGGCGAGCACCCCGACTGGGACGACTTCCGCCGCGCGATGGTCCAGGACCGCCGGCTCGTCCTGAGCCTGCGCGTCGAGCACGTGTACGGCCGGCCACGTGGCTGA
- a CDS encoding MBL fold metallo-hydrolase, translating to MTGADPLLPLRARLRAIRPAAFGADPADARMERIRRSPNFVDGAFRNPVGARIRPSASMREFAKVYFNKEERALREPAGTVPVHTTTLADLGEPPADGLRLTWMGHSSVLAEIDGRRVLFDPVWGERCSPFPFAGPKRVHPTPLPLAALGPVDVVVISHDHYDHLDLPTIRALARTETAFAVPLGVGAHLERWGVPADRLYELDWNETARIAGISLTATPARHFCGRGLRNQQHTLWASWAVAGPEHRIYHSGDTGYFPGFEEIGSAHGPFDATMIQIGAYSDFWPDIHMTPEEGVRAHLDLQGGKPDGVLLPIHWGTFNLAFHPWAEPAERTMFAAHEARVAVAVPRPGEPFEPADRPVVVPWWRPVAGPAEGGWSVWPPVESAQLRLAAD from the coding sequence GTGACCGGTGCTGACCCCCTGCTCCCGCTCCGCGCCCGGCTGCGGGCGATACGACCCGCGGCGTTCGGAGCCGATCCCGCGGACGCCCGGATGGAGCGCATCCGGCGCTCACCCAACTTCGTCGACGGCGCGTTCCGGAATCCGGTCGGGGCCCGGATCCGTCCGTCCGCGTCGATGAGGGAGTTCGCGAAGGTCTACTTCAACAAGGAGGAGCGCGCCCTCCGGGAACCCGCCGGAACCGTGCCGGTGCACACCACCACCCTCGCCGACCTCGGAGAACCGCCGGCCGACGGACTGCGCCTCACCTGGATGGGCCATTCGAGCGTGCTCGCGGAGATCGACGGCCGACGGGTGCTCTTCGACCCGGTATGGGGTGAGCGCTGTTCACCGTTCCCCTTCGCCGGTCCCAAGAGGGTGCACCCGACACCGCTGCCGCTGGCCGCGCTCGGCCCCGTGGACGTGGTGGTCATCTCCCACGACCACTACGACCATCTCGATCTGCCGACCATCCGCGCCCTGGCACGCACGGAGACGGCCTTCGCGGTGCCGCTGGGGGTCGGCGCGCATCTGGAACGGTGGGGCGTACCCGCCGACCGGCTGTACGAGTTGGACTGGAACGAGACCGCGCGGATCGCCGGGATCAGCCTGACCGCCACCCCCGCCCGTCACTTCTGCGGGCGCGGACTGCGCAACCAGCAGCACACCCTGTGGGCCTCCTGGGCCGTGGCCGGGCCCGAACACCGGATCTACCACAGTGGTGACACGGGCTATTTCCCGGGTTTCGAGGAGATCGGGTCCGCGCACGGCCCCTTCGACGCGACGATGATCCAGATCGGCGCGTACAGCGACTTCTGGCCGGACATCCACATGACCCCCGAGGAGGGCGTCCGCGCCCATCTGGACCTCCAGGGCGGGAAGCCGGACGGCGTCCTGCTGCCGATCCACTGGGGGACGTTCAACCTGGCCTTCCACCCGTGGGCGGAGCCGGCCGAACGGACCATGTTCGCCGCGCACGAGGCACGTGTCGCCGTCGCGGTGCCCCGGCCGGGCGAACCGTTCGAGCCGGCCGACAGACCAGTGGTGGTCCCCTGGTGGCGACCGGTGGCCGGCCCCGCCGAGGGCGGCTGGTCCGTCTGGCCGCCCGTCGAGTCGGCCCAGCTGCGTCTCGCGGCCGACTGA
- a CDS encoding STM4012 family radical SAM protein, with translation MTAQHSARTTGPYQSYVYAYPHKTSYRELSALPGGRPALRELWAAERKDPLSLYLHIPFCEVRCGFCNLFTRIGAPDELTTRYLDALDRQATAVRDALGDDGPVRFAAAAFGGGTPTYLSAGELDRLCDIAEKRMGAELRSVPLSVETSPSTASADRLTVLADRGATRISIGVQSFVDAEARAAVRPQRRTDVEAALGRIRDTSVPVLNIDLIYGIEGQTEDTWRTSLDAALVWRPEELYLYPLYVRPLTGLGRQGAGGAGSTADTDAAWDRQRLLLYRAGRDHLLAHGYEQVSMRMFRRIGAPQEGPDDHACQTDGMIGLGCGARSYTSTLHYSFDYAVETREVRGIIDAYTTTEDFSHAEVGRVVDGGEARRRHFLQSVLQARGLPVAEYRERFGAAPADDFPAELERFEARGWLDPSAPASGLLRLSPEGLAHSDALGPELFSPAVRAAMATYETK, from the coding sequence ATGACCGCACAGCACAGCGCACGCACCACCGGCCCGTATCAGAGCTACGTATACGCCTATCCGCACAAGACGTCGTACCGGGAGCTGAGCGCTCTCCCCGGGGGCCGGCCCGCGCTGCGCGAGCTGTGGGCGGCGGAGCGCAAGGACCCGCTCTCGCTCTATCTGCACATCCCCTTCTGCGAGGTGCGCTGCGGCTTCTGCAATCTCTTCACCCGGATCGGCGCGCCCGACGAGCTGACCACCCGCTACCTCGACGCCCTCGACCGGCAGGCGACCGCCGTCCGGGACGCACTCGGCGACGACGGGCCGGTGCGGTTCGCCGCCGCCGCGTTCGGTGGTGGCACGCCCACCTACCTCTCGGCGGGTGAGCTCGACCGGCTCTGCGACATCGCGGAGAAGCGGATGGGCGCCGAGCTGCGGTCGGTGCCGCTGTCCGTCGAGACCTCGCCGTCGACCGCCAGCGCCGACCGGCTGACCGTGCTGGCCGACCGGGGAGCCACCCGGATCAGCATCGGTGTGCAGAGTTTCGTCGACGCGGAGGCGCGTGCGGCGGTGCGCCCGCAGCGCCGCACGGACGTCGAGGCGGCGCTCGGCCGCATCCGTGACACCTCCGTACCGGTCCTCAACATCGATCTGATCTACGGCATCGAAGGACAGACCGAGGACACCTGGCGCACCTCGCTGGACGCCGCACTGGTCTGGCGGCCGGAGGAGTTGTACCTCTACCCGCTGTACGTACGTCCGCTGACCGGTCTCGGCCGGCAGGGCGCGGGCGGCGCCGGTTCGACGGCGGACACCGACGCGGCCTGGGACCGGCAGCGGCTGCTTCTGTACCGCGCGGGCCGCGATCATCTCCTCGCCCACGGCTACGAGCAGGTGTCGATGCGGATGTTCCGCCGGATCGGCGCCCCGCAGGAGGGACCGGACGATCACGCCTGCCAGACCGACGGCATGATCGGTCTCGGCTGCGGCGCCCGCTCGTACACCTCCACGCTGCACTACTCCTTCGACTACGCGGTGGAGACGCGCGAGGTGCGCGGGATCATCGACGCCTACACCACCACCGAGGACTTCTCGCACGCCGAGGTGGGCCGTGTCGTCGACGGGGGCGAGGCGCGCAGACGCCACTTCCTGCAATCGGTCCTCCAGGCCCGGGGCCTGCCGGTGGCCGAGTACCGGGAGCGGTTCGGCGCGGCGCCCGCCGACGACTTCCCGGCCGAGCTGGAGCGTTTCGAGGCACGCGGCTGGCTCGACCCGTCCGCCCCGGCCTCCGGGCTGCTGCGGCTCTCGCCCGAAGGTCTGGCGCACTCCGACGCACTGGGCCCCGAGCTGTTCTCCCCCGCCGTACGGGCCGCGATGGCCACGTACGAGACGAAGTGA
- a CDS encoding STM4013/SEN3800 family hydrolase — protein sequence MSAVVGSHDLLMITLDTLRYDVAAELAAAGAIPNLARHLPGGAWEKRHAPGSFTYASHQAIFAGFLPTPAEPGPHPRLFAARFAGSETTADGTFVFDAPDLPSGLADAGYHTVCVGGVGFFNRRGPLGSVLPGMFRESHWEPGFGVTSPTSFEEQVARAEQIVGRLPAGQRLFLFVNVSALHQPNWFHGPGATPEAGDTRATHAAALEYVDRHIGRLFEAAASRGRCFAIVCSDHGTAYGDDGYTGHRLGHEAVWTVPYAHFFLEPEEHR from the coding sequence ATGAGTGCCGTCGTGGGCAGCCATGACCTGCTGATGATCACGCTGGACACCCTTCGGTACGACGTGGCGGCGGAGCTCGCCGCCGCCGGGGCCATCCCGAACCTGGCCCGCCATCTGCCGGGCGGGGCCTGGGAGAAGCGGCACGCGCCCGGCAGCTTCACCTATGCCTCGCACCAGGCGATCTTCGCGGGCTTCCTCCCCACGCCCGCCGAACCGGGCCCGCATCCCCGGCTGTTCGCCGCGCGCTTCGCCGGCAGCGAGACGACCGCCGACGGCACCTTCGTGTTCGACGCGCCCGATCTGCCGTCGGGTCTCGCCGACGCCGGATACCACACGGTGTGCGTCGGCGGCGTCGGATTCTTCAACCGGCGGGGCCCGCTCGGGTCCGTGCTGCCCGGCATGTTCCGGGAGAGCCACTGGGAGCCCGGATTCGGAGTCACGTCACCGACCTCCTTCGAGGAGCAGGTGGCCCGCGCAGAGCAGATCGTCGGCCGGCTCCCGGCCGGACAACGGCTGTTCCTCTTCGTCAACGTGTCCGCGCTGCACCAGCCCAACTGGTTCCACGGGCCCGGCGCCACACCCGAGGCAGGTGACACGCGCGCCACGCACGCCGCCGCGCTGGAGTACGTCGACCGGCACATCGGCCGGCTCTTCGAAGCCGCCGCCTCCCGCGGCCGTTGCTTCGCCATCGTCTGTTCCGACCACGGCACGGCGTACGGAGACGACGGCTACACCGGTCACCGGCTCGGTCACGAGGCCGTCTGGACCGTTCCGTACGCCCATTTCTTCCTGGAGCCGGAGGAACACCGATGA
- a CDS encoding STM4011 family radical SAM protein, which produces MDLTILYRGPLASCDYSCPYCPFAKRRDSREQLRADRAALERFTGWAAAQTGDRLSVLFTPWGEGLVRSWYRRAMVDLARLPQVRRVAIQTNLSGRTGWLAAAENPARAKIALWCTYHPDETPYERFLGTCRELTALGVRHSVGVVGLDSHLGEARRLRAALPDEVYLWVNAAEGHSYTDEEAERWTALDPLFPYSRHPHPSAGAACRTGESVVSVDGDGTVRRCHFVRTELGNLYDGSYRRALGPRACPLSVCDCHIGYVHLERLPLYDVFAGGVLERVPATVPPRPALPVIRV; this is translated from the coding sequence ATGGACCTGACGATCCTCTACCGCGGCCCACTCGCGTCCTGCGACTACTCCTGTCCGTACTGCCCGTTCGCCAAGCGGCGTGACAGCCGGGAGCAACTGCGCGCCGACCGGGCCGCGCTGGAGCGGTTCACCGGGTGGGCCGCCGCGCAGACCGGCGACCGGCTGTCGGTTCTGTTCACACCGTGGGGTGAGGGACTGGTCCGGTCGTGGTACCGGCGCGCGATGGTCGATCTGGCGCGGCTGCCGCAGGTGCGCCGGGTGGCGATACAGACCAACCTCAGCGGCCGCACCGGCTGGCTGGCCGCGGCCGAGAACCCCGCCCGCGCGAAGATCGCCCTGTGGTGCACGTATCACCCGGATGAGACACCGTACGAGCGCTTCCTCGGCACATGCCGGGAACTGACCGCGCTCGGGGTGCGCCACAGCGTGGGTGTCGTGGGCCTCGACAGCCACCTCGGCGAGGCGAGGCGGCTGCGCGCCGCCCTTCCGGACGAGGTGTACCTCTGGGTCAACGCGGCCGAGGGGCACTCGTACACGGACGAGGAGGCGGAACGCTGGACGGCCCTCGATCCTCTCTTCCCGTACAGCCGCCACCCGCATCCGTCGGCGGGAGCGGCCTGCCGGACCGGTGAGTCGGTCGTCTCGGTGGACGGCGACGGCACGGTGCGCCGCTGCCACTTCGTCCGGACCGAGCTGGGCAATCTGTACGACGGCAGCTACCGGCGGGCGCTCGGCCCGCGTGCCTGCCCGCTCTCCGTCTGCGACTGCCACATCGGCTATGTGCATCTGGAGAGGCTGCCGCTGTACGACGTGTTCGCCGGCGGTGTACTGGAGCGCGTGCCCGCGACCGTTCCGCCCCGGCCTGCGCTGCCGGTGATCCGCGTGTGA